Proteins from a single region of Chloroherpeton thalassium ATCC 35110:
- the rplT gene encoding 50S ribosomal protein L20: protein MPRSKNAVASRARRKRLLKKTKGYWGTRSNVLTVAKHVSDKAGQYAYRDRRVKKRAFRALWIMRINAAARENGTTYSKLMAAMAKKEIAINRKALAEIAVSDPVAFAEVVKVAMN, encoded by the coding sequence CCGGCGCAAACGGCTGCTGAAAAAGACCAAAGGATATTGGGGAACGCGGAGTAATGTTTTAACCGTAGCGAAACACGTTTCCGATAAAGCTGGACAATATGCCTATCGTGACCGTCGTGTGAAAAAGCGTGCCTTCCGTGCGTTGTGGATTATGCGCATTAATGCAGCGGCTCGTGAAAACGGCACGACTTATTCAAAGCTTATGGCTGCGATGGCAAAGAAAGAAATTGCTATCAACCGTAAGGCGCTTGCCGAAATCGCCGTTAGCGATCCTGTCGCATTTGCCGAAGTGGTTAAGGTCGCAATGAATTAA